A stretch of DNA from Alkalidesulfovibrio alkalitolerans DSM 16529:
CCATGGCGAACCCGTGCGCTCCCGTATCCCCCCGCATGGGCGGCCTGGTGGCTCCTTCCATGTGGAAATGGGTGCCTGTTTCGCCGCGCACGGTCAAAAAGCACGTGGTCATTCCGCTGGCCTTGGCCACGATCTCCAGGAAGCCGTCCAGGAAGCGCGACCAGCGCGGAGTCTTCAGGCGCATGGCCTGCACGGCCCGAAGGGCGTTGTAATAGGTGAAGCAGGATCCGTCCGTGGCGCATTGGCGCCGCTCCCTGTCCAGGGAGACGATGAATTGCCCGAACTGGTGCAGGATCTTCTGATCCTTGGCGCTGAAGGAATAGGTGCGCATGCTGTCCAGACACAACGCTCCCATGCCGTTTTCGAGCGGGCAGCCCATGAAGGCCCTGATGCGCGTTTCCTCACCGTTTTGGTAGTAGCCGAGCACTCCGCGCTTCTGGTCGAAATTGTTGATCAGAAGAGGCTCCCCGTTTCGGATGATCCAGCCTGCCAGCCCTTGACCCGGAGCGATGGCGATGTCCGTGACGATCTTGTCGGAAAGGCTGAAGCACCCTGCCATGCGGAATGTTCGGCCGTCTTCGCCGGGCATGAAGAGCACGGCGGAATGCGCGTCGAAAACGTTGCAGATGATGCTCAAGAGCTGCTGGTTGACGAGATGTTCTGCCATGTATCG
This window harbors:
- a CDS encoding GAF domain-containing protein — protein: MAEHLVNQQLLSIICNVFDAHSAVLFMPGEDGRTFRMAGCFSLSDKIVTDIAIAPGQGLAGWIIRNGEPLLINNFDQKRGVLGYYQNGEETRIRAFMGCPLENGMGALCLDSMRTYSFSAKDQKILHQFGQFIVSLDRERRQCATDGSCFTYYNALRAVQAMRLKTPRWSRFLDGFLEIVAKASGMTTCFLTVRGETGTHFHMEGATRPPMRGDTGAHGFAMGSGVIGWVFNNGVPVFSGERESPSRMPLFGRDVVTPPFTTIVCLPLLVHKKTRGVLVLADERSLNINDPLKEFLGLVADNLALFLENLYLRNRLTSQAGTE